From a single Carassius gibelio isolate Cgi1373 ecotype wild population from Czech Republic chromosome A18, carGib1.2-hapl.c, whole genome shotgun sequence genomic region:
- the LOC127934202 gene encoding zinc finger protein 710-like isoform X1, which yields MRSLKHLKHHTRSNVEEQEVSLVRCYSKVMEHAVDVGTQTDPVVVLSLAQAAVLGLISQNEIFGATIAPNGFYTGEGREGPAPPADSMEYEYADQLIGANGDYLSEPQGENRRPVGLCGAERRRPGPCGRIKRSLIEGEPEESTDRSLGTQSQVKGERPDFSSPCYLSNPQQTDNDPEVLDLTPQRVPMKEEQCNKGYPEPSRESASQQVDSDTQTQAHQSPVGHGKGLVESSGEGQGKEEEQEEEEGEVEERALNLKTTEEDVSPAMRHYYESSVTAYEAAEMGLPGDYEEAGQTMMWTESENSLGRRMQIDRLDINVQIDESYCVDVGEGLKRWKCRMCEKSYTSKYNLVTHILGHNGIKPHECLHCGKLFKQPSHLQTHLLTHQGTRPHKCTVCKKAFTQTSHLKRHMLQHSDVKPYSCRFCGRGFAYPSELRTHETKHESGHCHVCTQCGMEFPTHAHLKRHQVSHQGPTTFQCTECHKSFAYRSQLQNHLMKHQNVRPYVCSECGMEFVQIHHLKQHMLTHKVLTQQALEHKGMKEYKCDVCSREFTLSANLKRHMLIHTSVRPFQCHVCFKTFVQKQTLKTHMIVHLPVKPFKCKVCGKSFNRMYNLLGHMHLHAGSKPFKCPYCSSKFNLKGNLSRHMKVKHGILDTSTEGQDALPDVEGQEDYEEESFDYSERENLASNNAQDLAKLAKMSYYNYTKVAARYNTT from the exons ATGAGGTCCCTGAAACACCTCAAACATCACACCAGGAGTAATGTG GAAGAGCAGGAAGTTTCTCTGGTTCGCTGCTATTCTAAAGTGATGGAGCATGCAGTGGATGTCGGTACTCAGACTGACCCAGTGGTGGTCCTGTCCCTGGCCCAGGCTGCTGTGCTGGGACTCATATCACAGAATGAAATCTTCGGAGCCACAATTGCCCCAAATGGTTTCTACACAGGAGAGGGACGTGAAGGCCCCGCTCCTCCCGCAGACTCAATGGAGTATGAATATGCAGATCAGCTTATTGGAGCCAATGGAGACTATCTGTCTGAGCCTCAGGGGGAGAACAGGAGGCCAGTAGGGCTCTGCGGGGCAGAACGCAGGCGTCCAGGGCCCTGTGGGAGGATCAAGAGGTCCTTGATTGAAGGAGAACCAGAGGAGTCCACAGATAGGTCTCTGGGTACACAGAGTCAGGTTAAAGGAGAGAGGCCTGATTTCTCTAGCCCATGTTATCTCTCGAATCCCCAGCAAACTGACAATGATCCAGAAGTGTTGGACCTAACGCCTCAAAGAGTGCCAATGAAAGAAGAGCAGTGTAACAAAGGCTACCCTGAGCCCTCGAGGGAGTCAGCCAGCCAACAGGTTGACTCTGACACTCAGACGCAAGCCCACCAAAGCCCTGTGGGGCATGGAAAAGGTTTGGTGGAGTCTTCTGGGGAAGGACAGGGAAAGGAGGAGGAACAGGAAGAAGAGGAGGGGGAAGTGGAGGAGAGAGCACTGAACCTGAAAACCACAGAGGAGGATGTGAGCCCAGCAATGAGGCACTACTATGAGTCCAGTGTGACGGCGTATGAGGCTGCTGAGATGGGCCTACCGGGAGACTATGAGGAGGCTGGCCAGACCATGATGTGGACGGAGAGTGAGAACTCCTTGGGTAGACGAATGCAGATCGACCGCCTAGATATTAATGTGCAAATCGACGAATCATACTGTGTGGATGTGGGTGAAGGCCTGAAACGCTGGAAGTGCCGCATGTGCGAGAAGTCTTACACTTCAAAGTATAACTTGGTAACGCACATCCTTGGTCACAATGGCATCAAACCACATGAGTGTCTGCATTGTGGAAAGCTCTTCAAGCAGCCCAGCCACCTTCAGACGCATCTGCTAACGCACCAGGGGACCCGGCCACACAAGTGCACTGTCTGCAAGAAGGCCTTTACCCAGACAAGTCACCTTAAACGGCACATGTTGCAGCATAGCGACGTCAAGCCTTACAGCTGTCGCTTCTGCGGCCGAGGATTTGCATACCCCAGTGAGCTACGTACTCATGAGACCAAGCATGAGAGCGGCCACTGTCATGTCTGCACGCAGTGTGGCATGGAGTTCCCCACTCACGCCCACCTCAAGCGCCACCAGGTCAGCCACCAGGGCCCGACGACTTTTCAGTGCACCGAATGTCACAAGTCCTTTGCCTACCGTAGCCAGCTCCAGAACCATCTGATGAAGCACCAGAATGTGCGTCCCTATGTCTGCTCGGAGTGCGGCATGGAGTTCGTGCAGATCCATCACCTGAAGCAGCACATGCTAACACACAAGGTACTGACACAGCAGGCCCTCGAACACAAG GGTATGAAGGAATACAAATGTGATGTTTGTTCTCGCGAATTCACCCTGTCTGCCAACCTGAAGCGACATATGCTGATTCACACCAGTGTGCGCCCTTTCCAGTGCCACGTCTGCTTCAAGACCTTTGTTCAGAAGCAGACTCTTAAAACACACATGATTGTCCACTTGCCTGTGAAACCTTTTAAGTGCAAG GTGTGCGGGAAATCCTTCAACAGAATGTATAACCTGCTGGGTCACATGCACCTTCATGCCGGTAGCAAACCCTTCAAGTGTCCTTACTGCTCCAGCAAGTTTAATTTGAAGGGCAACTTGAGTCGTCACATGAAGGTGAAACATGGAATCCTGGACACCTCAACTGAAGGACAAG ATGCTCTGCCTGATGTGGAGGGTCAGGAAGATTA
- the LOC127934202 gene encoding zinc finger protein 710-like isoform X2, which produces MRSLKHLKHHTRSNVEEQEVSLVRCYSKVMEHAVDVGTQTDPVVVLSLAQAAVLGLISQNEIFGATIAPNGFYTGEGREGPAPPADSMEYEYADQLIGANGDYLSEPQGENRRPVGLCGAERRRPGPCGRIKRSLIEGEPEESTDRSLGTQSQVKGERPDFSSPCYLSNPQQTDNDPEVLDLTPQRVPMKEEQCNKGYPEPSRESASQQVDSDTQTQAHQSPVGHGKGLVESSGEGQGKEEEQEEEEGEVEERALNLKTTEEDVSPAMRHYYESSVTAYEAAEMGLPGDYEEAGQTMMWTESENSLGRRMQIDRLDINVQIDESYCVDVGEGLKRWKCRMCEKSYTSKYNLVTHILGHNGIKPHECLHCGKLFKQPSHLQTHLLTHQGTRPHKCTVCKKAFTQTSHLKRHMLQHSDVKPYSCRFCGRGFAYPSELRTHETKHESGHCHVCTQCGMEFPTHAHLKRHQVSHQGPTTFQCTECHKSFAYRSQLQNHLMKHQNVRPYVCSECGMEFVQIHHLKQHMLTHKGMKEYKCDVCSREFTLSANLKRHMLIHTSVRPFQCHVCFKTFVQKQTLKTHMIVHLPVKPFKCKVCGKSFNRMYNLLGHMHLHAGSKPFKCPYCSSKFNLKGNLSRHMKVKHGILDTSTEGQDALPDVEGQEDYEEESFDYSERENLASNNAQDLAKLAKMSYYNYTKVAARYNTT; this is translated from the exons ATGAGGTCCCTGAAACACCTCAAACATCACACCAGGAGTAATGTG GAAGAGCAGGAAGTTTCTCTGGTTCGCTGCTATTCTAAAGTGATGGAGCATGCAGTGGATGTCGGTACTCAGACTGACCCAGTGGTGGTCCTGTCCCTGGCCCAGGCTGCTGTGCTGGGACTCATATCACAGAATGAAATCTTCGGAGCCACAATTGCCCCAAATGGTTTCTACACAGGAGAGGGACGTGAAGGCCCCGCTCCTCCCGCAGACTCAATGGAGTATGAATATGCAGATCAGCTTATTGGAGCCAATGGAGACTATCTGTCTGAGCCTCAGGGGGAGAACAGGAGGCCAGTAGGGCTCTGCGGGGCAGAACGCAGGCGTCCAGGGCCCTGTGGGAGGATCAAGAGGTCCTTGATTGAAGGAGAACCAGAGGAGTCCACAGATAGGTCTCTGGGTACACAGAGTCAGGTTAAAGGAGAGAGGCCTGATTTCTCTAGCCCATGTTATCTCTCGAATCCCCAGCAAACTGACAATGATCCAGAAGTGTTGGACCTAACGCCTCAAAGAGTGCCAATGAAAGAAGAGCAGTGTAACAAAGGCTACCCTGAGCCCTCGAGGGAGTCAGCCAGCCAACAGGTTGACTCTGACACTCAGACGCAAGCCCACCAAAGCCCTGTGGGGCATGGAAAAGGTTTGGTGGAGTCTTCTGGGGAAGGACAGGGAAAGGAGGAGGAACAGGAAGAAGAGGAGGGGGAAGTGGAGGAGAGAGCACTGAACCTGAAAACCACAGAGGAGGATGTGAGCCCAGCAATGAGGCACTACTATGAGTCCAGTGTGACGGCGTATGAGGCTGCTGAGATGGGCCTACCGGGAGACTATGAGGAGGCTGGCCAGACCATGATGTGGACGGAGAGTGAGAACTCCTTGGGTAGACGAATGCAGATCGACCGCCTAGATATTAATGTGCAAATCGACGAATCATACTGTGTGGATGTGGGTGAAGGCCTGAAACGCTGGAAGTGCCGCATGTGCGAGAAGTCTTACACTTCAAAGTATAACTTGGTAACGCACATCCTTGGTCACAATGGCATCAAACCACATGAGTGTCTGCATTGTGGAAAGCTCTTCAAGCAGCCCAGCCACCTTCAGACGCATCTGCTAACGCACCAGGGGACCCGGCCACACAAGTGCACTGTCTGCAAGAAGGCCTTTACCCAGACAAGTCACCTTAAACGGCACATGTTGCAGCATAGCGACGTCAAGCCTTACAGCTGTCGCTTCTGCGGCCGAGGATTTGCATACCCCAGTGAGCTACGTACTCATGAGACCAAGCATGAGAGCGGCCACTGTCATGTCTGCACGCAGTGTGGCATGGAGTTCCCCACTCACGCCCACCTCAAGCGCCACCAGGTCAGCCACCAGGGCCCGACGACTTTTCAGTGCACCGAATGTCACAAGTCCTTTGCCTACCGTAGCCAGCTCCAGAACCATCTGATGAAGCACCAGAATGTGCGTCCCTATGTCTGCTCGGAGTGCGGCATGGAGTTCGTGCAGATCCATCACCTGAAGCAGCACATGCTAACACACAAG GGTATGAAGGAATACAAATGTGATGTTTGTTCTCGCGAATTCACCCTGTCTGCCAACCTGAAGCGACATATGCTGATTCACACCAGTGTGCGCCCTTTCCAGTGCCACGTCTGCTTCAAGACCTTTGTTCAGAAGCAGACTCTTAAAACACACATGATTGTCCACTTGCCTGTGAAACCTTTTAAGTGCAAG GTGTGCGGGAAATCCTTCAACAGAATGTATAACCTGCTGGGTCACATGCACCTTCATGCCGGTAGCAAACCCTTCAAGTGTCCTTACTGCTCCAGCAAGTTTAATTTGAAGGGCAACTTGAGTCGTCACATGAAGGTGAAACATGGAATCCTGGACACCTCAACTGAAGGACAAG ATGCTCTGCCTGATGTGGAGGGTCAGGAAGATTA